Within the Candidatus Latescibacterota bacterium genome, the region CATTGCCATGGGCCTGGGAATGTACGTAGTGGACGGAGAGAAGGCATGGCGTTTCTGCCCGAATCACCCGGGCATCGATTTCATCGCCCAGGAAGATTTCGTCAAGGAATCCCAGACACATTTCTACGCCATCAACATGGATGAGAACGGTGCCGGGATTCTCGAGGGAGGCAACGATAACCTCCTTTCACAGGACATCGATATTGCCGAAAAGGACGGCACATCAGAATTCTGTGTATCGGTCTGGGATGCCCAGGACAGCTCGATAAGAGTGGGAAACATGTACAAGGGCCCCAGAATCGTGAACTTCGCATCGATTCTCAAATATGACTATATTCCTCTTGCGAAAACGGTCGAAGCGACTATCGAAATAGTGAAAAGTTCGATGGGTATGCCGGTACAGATCGAGTTCGCAGTCGATCTCAACGAAGGAATCGGTGGAAAACCTACTTTCTACATCCTGCAGATCAAACCTCTAGTCTGCGACCTCCGGGACTACGATCTCGACCTTAACGCTGTCAATCGCGAAGAGCTTCTCCTGTTCAGCAACAAAGCGATGGGCAACGGAACGATAGACGATATTCGGGATATCATCTATGTCGACACTTCGAGATTCGACAATAGCCGGACAGTCGAGATGGCCGCCGAACTGGAAAAAATAAACAGGAAGATGAGAGAATCGGGCAGAAAATATATTCTGATCGGACCGGGGCGATGGGGCAGCAGGGACAGGTGGCTGGGAATTCCCGTGAGGTGGCCTGACATTTCAAATGCCAGGATCATCGTCGAGGCCGAATTGGAAGATTTCCACTTTGACGCGTCCCTTGGCTCTCACTTTTTTCATAATGTCACTTCTCAGGGTGTTGGGTATTTCAGTATCCCTTTCAGAAAAGGGGGAAACATGATCGACTGGGACTGGCTTACAAGCCAGCCCGTGGAGGAACGTACCGAGAATTTTATCCACATCAGAATGGAGTCCCCCCTCCTCGCCAAGATGGATGGACGTAGAAGCACAGCTGTAATCTACAAGTCTTCATGATCGAGTCCTTATCCAGCCCCGATTTCTATTGCCTTACCTTGTGATTTTCTGTTTCAATCAACGACACTGATTGAATTTCAGGTTATCGTAACGGTCTGGACTCCGGTTCGGGCCTGCAGTTTAAAATCGATGGAAGGAGAATTCCTTGACAAACATACTTCAGCCGGCTGACATAATCGATATCGGAATAGAAAAAGAAAAGAAACGGCGTGATTTCTATGCGATTGCTGCCGATAAATTCAAAGATAACATTGATCTGGCCGAATTATTCGGCAAGCTCCGCGACTGGGAAGAGGACCACATAACAAGGTTCGAAGAGATTCGAACCGAGGTCACCGGAGGCCATTACGCCGAGTCATTCCCTGGTGAGATCGAGGCATATATGCAGGCCCTCATCGACAGTGAACTCTACTCTGATATCACTCCCGAAGGATTCACTTCTATCGTCAAAGGCCCCGGTGACGCGCTGGATATCGGGATCAGGTTTGAAAAAGACGCGATCCTTTTCTTCAACGGACTTTCCAGGTTCGTCGATGAAAAGATGCGCGAAATCACAAAAAAGCTGGTAGAGGAAGAGCAACAGCATCTGATCTACCTTCATAACATGAAAAATGACATGGGCTTATAGTTGTCGTGCTCGATGCGGGAATTTTCTTCACACTGGAACAAATCCCATGCAAAGCCCGTATTATATCAATCAAGCAAAACATTGGAATACTGAAGGGAGAAAACTGTGAAAACGCCTGAGACTATCCAAGCTCCGATCCTTATCACCTGTTTACTGATAGCTATAATCGTGGCGACCTTGCCAGTCGATGTCAGGGCTGCCGATGGCACGTCTATCGAAGAGGCTGTAGCGCTTGGCGAGAAAGGCGAGTTGGAAAAGGCAATATCTGCACTGGAATCAATCACTGAAGCAGAACCAGAGAATTTCGATGCCCTGGCCTGGCTTGGTCTGTACACAGGCATGAGTGCTGGCCGCACATCTGATTATATGAAAGCCGGACAGCTTATCATGCAATCGTTCGGACTATTGGACAAAGCAGTAGCCCTCGATGGAGACAACCCCCGCGGATACCTGTTCAGGGGGATAATGGGTGTCAATGTCCCCGATTTTCTTGGAAGGCTCGATGGGGGAATTAAAGACCTTGAAAAGGCGACCGAACTCTTTTCATCCAGTTCATCGGATGAATCGACACAAGGGCTGATGACAGCATTGACGAACCTGAACGAAGGATATGCCAAAAAAGGTGATTATGCCGGGCAACGTAAGACTCTCAAGATGATCGTAAAGACGGCTCCCGGATCAGATACAGCCATCAAGGCGGAAGAGACCCTCTCAGGGTTGCCGATCGCGGAAGAAAAACCGGTCGTACCCCCGGATATCCTTGCTCCTTCTGAAAAGGATGACTCGGATATAGCTATACTCAAAAGAAAAGCCACCGCCTCCCCTGAGGATTCAGCAGTGTTATTCGAGCTTGGAAAGGCCCTCTATTCGAAAGAAAAATACAGCGAAGCCGCTGAATTCTTCAAGTTGGTCATCAAATTCGATGACACAGACCCTGAAGCCTGGAAGCTGCTCTCACTCTCGATCGCGATGAGTGCGGAGGTCGGGTATAACGAAAAGATATACGAAGATACTGATTACCGTTCCAGGCTCGCTCTCGAATCGATGACTTTCATGGACAAGGCCGTGGCACTTTCTCCTGAAGACATGGATCTTCGGTTGCAAAGAGGAGTGTTCGGGATAATGTTCCCCTTCTTTCTCGGAAAATTCGAACAGGGGATCGAGGATCTGAAGATGGTCGAAGCATCGGAATCTCCTGAATCCATGAAAGCCGAGGCGCTGTACTATCTCGGTGAAGCAAAAAAGCGTGAGGCGCTGAGATACTGGATCAGGATCTCAAAAGAATTCCAGGGAACAGACGCTGAAAAGATGGTCTACGAGTCGATGCGGCCTAAAGTAGCCAGACTTGACCGCGAGAAACTGGAGGCCCCATTCGTTAAGATAGATTTCATCCTCGGATTTCAGGATGAACTTGCCCCACAGACCGCTATATGGATAGAGGATGGAAATGGGAAATATGTGACCACTATCTATGTCTCCGGCTTCGCCGGATATGTGAAGGAAAACCAGGTCACCCTGCCGGCATGGGCCCGCGAGTCAGGATTCGAGGACGTAGACGCTGTCACCAGTGCAAGCATCGATATAGGACACCACATATACACTTGGGACCTGAAAGACCGCAATGGGAAAAAAGTCAAAAAAGGCGATTACATAGTCAAAATCGAGACCAGTCACTGGCCGTCGATGAAATACCAGATTGTCGAGTCAGCTGTCTCTTTGAAGAAAAAGGGTTACAACAATATCGTTCAGGAAGGTGATTTCATCCCCTGGCTGGAAGTCAGTTATATCGACAAATAGGCAGACTCAGGGAACATTTCCACAGGTAAGGCCGACAATACCAATCTCCCTCACCTGACGCTGGTGTCCAGTCTATCCATTTTCGCGTCGTACTTTTCCTTGAGGAGATGGTATTCGGTCGTAGCGATCTCGAGCGCGGTAAAACTCTCTTCGACAGTCTCCTGACATGAGTGTATACCCTTCGAGATCTCACCTATCCTGCCACTTTCTCCGGCAACAGAGACTTCGGCCATTTCTTTATGGTATTTTTCGAGGTTTGCTTCCGCTCCAACGATAGCCTCCTCCATATCCTCTATCTTCTTTTCGAGTGGCTTGAGGCCCTTCGCCCTCTCCCGTATCAACTCGGCACGGAGTCTCTTGTATGTCTTGCGGTCGATACTTTCTATCTGCCCTGTGACAGGCTCGATCTCTCCCTGCACATCCTTCTCCTCGTCCCATCCCCTCTTTTCCAGAAATCGCTGGTATCCGCCCTCGAATACCGAGGCTTTTCCATCCTGGAAGATGATCAGCCGGTCGGCCAGCCCGTGAAGCAGCATCTCGTTATGCGTCACCATCACTACAGCGCCCTCAAACTCGTTAATAGCTTCCAGGAGGGCGTCGCAGGATTCCAGATCGAGATGATTCGTCGGTTCGTCGAGAAGCAGAAGGCTGACCGGTGTGGCTATGACCTTTCCCATCATGACCCTGTTTTTCTCGCCGCCGGAGAGTACCTTTATCTTCTTCAGGGCGGCATCCCCTTCAAACATCATCATCCCACAGATATTCCTTGCCGTCTGCGCCGGGAGATCGGGATCGGCCAGCATCACTTCATCGAGGACTGTCCGGTCCTCACTCAATGAGTCCTCATCCGCCTGTTCGTAATAACCACGAGAGACCGTTGGATTGAACAGGACCTCACCCTCGTCCGGAGACAATTTCCCGGCGATAGTCTTGAGGAGAGTGGTTTTGCCCTTGCCGTTCTTTCCTATTACGCAGACCCTTTCGTATGGTCCGACCGCGAATGACAATTCGCTGAATAACGGCTTTTCTGATTCAAACCCGAACGACAGGTCTTTCACATGCATCACTGAGCGACCATTGAATACCTTCGACCGGAAGGAGAAATCGAGGTCTTTCGCCTGTTCGAGTTTTTCAAGTTTCTCCTGCTTCTGCAGACTCTTGATCCTCGACTGAACCATGTTACCGAGTCTCGCCTTTGCGCGGAACCGCCGTATGAACAGTTCCGTTTTTTTCCTCTTTTTTTCATCGTTCAGCCGGGTCTTCTCGTAGACTTCTTCTTCCATGGCGAGCTGTGAATAGAGCTTGCCTGTGTCTCCCTTGATCTTCCTGAGGCTCTTTCGGTATATACCCATAGTATGGGTGACGATATTGTCCATGAAACTTCTGTCATGGGTGATCAGGAGCAATTCGCCCTGCCAGCTGCTGAGATAGCGAGTCAGCCACCTTATGGAAGTGATATCGAGATAGTTGTTCGGCTCGTCCAGGAGAAGGAGGTCGACGTTTCGGACGAGGACCTTGGCCAGATTGAGTCGGACCTGGTATCCGCCAGAGAGTTCGCCGGGGTGCTTTTTGATGTCCTCTTCGCTGAAACCGAGTCCTGACAGTATCTTCTCTACTTTCCACGAATGGTCCCGATCCTGCTCCGGCAGGCCAAGACACCCTTCCTCGATCACTGTGTTTTCTGAAAAATGCGGGTCCTGATCGACATGCCCGATAGAATATCCCTTCGGGATGATGATCGATCCGGCATCCGGTTCCTCCATCCCCATGATCATCCTGAAGAGAGTCGTCTTCCCGTGACCGTTCCTCCCCACAAGGCCAAGGCGCTCCCTGGCATTCAACCTGAACCCGGTGTTCCTGAAAAGTTCCTGGCTGCCATAACTTTTAGATATCTTCTCTATAATGATCATCTGTCCATAGCGCCTCCAAACGCCCGTTTACTTCAGGCAAATATACATGTCCCCGGAACTTTTATCAATGATCTGTCTATATTTCCTGTTGAAGGAAAACCCGGGATGAATCATAGTAAAAGCCTGCGATCTCTACTGCCATGCAAAAGTCGCCTGTCTGAAGACTGGAGGTACCTGATGGATGTCAAAGAAGCCATTGAGAAGAGAAGAGCCTATCGTGCCCTCGAAGCAATCGAGATCGACGATCCGACCATATCGGAACTCGCAGAAGCTGCAAGTCTGGCCGGATCTTGTTTCAACAAACAACCATGGCGTTTCATCTTCGTGCGGTCAGCGGAGATGCTCGACAAGCTTCACTCAACTCTGAGCAAGGGGAATGAATGGGCCGAGAAGGCGTCGATGATCGTTGCTGTGTTCTGTCGAAAAGAGGACGACTGCGTGATCAGAGATAGAGAATATTATCTTTTCGACACCGGGATGGCGGCCTCGGCGATGATTCTCAGGGCGACGGAGCTTGACCTTGTCGCCCACCCTATAGCTGGCTTCGACCCTGAAGCGACCAAAGATGTCCTGGATATTCCTGTCGATTTTCTTCTGATCACACTTCTGATCATTGGAAAGAGATCGGAAGATAAGACCGGACTCAACGATAACCAGGCAAGGGCAGAAAACAACCGCCCCCCCAGACGTGAGCCTGAAAAATTCTTCAGTCTTGAGAAATATTCTCCTAAACTGGCCTGACAGTTTCGAAATAATCCTCAGACACCCACAATCCTAACGGACATAAAATACCTATATCCTGTTTATACATAGCCTGTTACGCAAATGTGAAAAATTTCACAGATAATTGGAACCAGTTCGACAGATTATTCGTATAAAAGATACCGGTTATCTGATTGAAGTCTTGGAGGGTTTGTATCCTTAAGATAATAACTACGGGAGTAGATTTATGCGCGGGCTTGAAACCAAATATAAGTTCTCACGTTTTATGCTGCTGACAGTGTTTTCGATTCTGCTGTCAGTCATTTCATTTTTTCCATCAACTGCAATTGCGCAGGATGGAGAAGAATATCCACCGATTTATCATCCTGAACTTACGATCAGGAGATCATCAGGCCTGATCGAGATAGATGGATATATCGAGGATGGTGGCTGGAAGGGTGCCGAAAAGATCAGCAGTTTTTTCGAACACAATCCCGGTGACCAGACAAAACCTGAAGTAGACACCGAAGTAATGATCACATACGACGATACACACCTCTATGTCGCTTGGATCTGCTACGACGACCCAGACGAGGTCCGCGCCTTTTTCCGCGACAGGGACCAGGTATTCGATGGCGATTATGTGATCCTCTGTATCGATACTTATGGCGACGGCACTCTTGCCTATGAAATAGCAGCCAATCCCTACGGCATTCCAGGAGACCTTCTCTTCTCCTCCAACCATGGAGAAGACGGTTCATACAACATGATCTTTGAATCGGATGGGCGGATCACCGAATTCGGATGGATCGTTGAAATGGCCATCCCCTTTGAAAGCCTGCGTTTTCCCGACCGTCCCAATCAGGAATGGCGAATGGATTTCTGGCGCAACAGGCCAAGAGAATCTCGTTTCCAGTATTCCTGGGCCGCATATGACCGAGACGAAAACTGCTGGCCCTGCAATTGGGGGACGGTGCGTGGTATCTCCGGTGTAAAGTCCGGATCAGGGCTGGAACTGTTGCCATCCATCGTCGCCTACCAGAGCGGAAACCTGAACGATCAGAACTATTTCGACAACCACAAGGGAGATGGTGAGATCTCTCTCGGTCTGTCATACGACATCTCGTCCGAACTTACCGCAGAAGCGACGATAAACCCCGATTTCAGCCAGATCGAATCGGATGCCGCTCAG harbors:
- a CDS encoding ferritin family protein; the encoded protein is MTNILQPADIIDIGIEKEKKRRDFYAIAADKFKDNIDLAELFGKLRDWEEDHITRFEEIRTEVTGGHYAESFPGEIEAYMQALIDSELYSDITPEGFTSIVKGPGDALDIGIRFEKDAILFFNGLSRFVDEKMREITKKLVEEEQQHLIYLHNMKNDMGL
- a CDS encoding DUF2271 domain-containing protein, which translates into the protein MKTPETIQAPILITCLLIAIIVATLPVDVRAADGTSIEEAVALGEKGELEKAISALESITEAEPENFDALAWLGLYTGMSAGRTSDYMKAGQLIMQSFGLLDKAVALDGDNPRGYLFRGIMGVNVPDFLGRLDGGIKDLEKATELFSSSSSDESTQGLMTALTNLNEGYAKKGDYAGQRKTLKMIVKTAPGSDTAIKAEETLSGLPIAEEKPVVPPDILAPSEKDDSDIAILKRKATASPEDSAVLFELGKALYSKEKYSEAAEFFKLVIKFDDTDPEAWKLLSLSIAMSAEVGYNEKIYEDTDYRSRLALESMTFMDKAVALSPEDMDLRLQRGVFGIMFPFFLGKFEQGIEDLKMVEASESPESMKAEALYYLGEAKKREALRYWIRISKEFQGTDAEKMVYESMRPKVARLDREKLEAPFVKIDFILGFQDELAPQTAIWIEDGNGKYVTTIYVSGFAGYVKENQVTLPAWARESGFEDVDAVTSASIDIGHHIYTWDLKDRNGKKVKKGDYIVKIETSHWPSMKYQIVESAVSLKKKGYNNIVQEGDFIPWLEVSYIDK
- a CDS encoding ATP-binding cassette domain-containing protein, whose protein sequence is MIIIEKISKSYGSQELFRNTGFRLNARERLGLVGRNGHGKTTLFRMIMGMEEPDAGSIIIPKGYSIGHVDQDPHFSENTVIEEGCLGLPEQDRDHSWKVEKILSGLGFSEEDIKKHPGELSGGYQVRLNLAKVLVRNVDLLLLDEPNNYLDITSIRWLTRYLSSWQGELLLITHDRSFMDNIVTHTMGIYRKSLRKIKGDTGKLYSQLAMEEEVYEKTRLNDEKKRKKTELFIRRFRAKARLGNMVQSRIKSLQKQEKLEKLEQAKDLDFSFRSKVFNGRSVMHVKDLSFGFESEKPLFSELSFAVGPYERVCVIGKNGKGKTTLLKTIAGKLSPDEGEVLFNPTVSRGYYEQADEDSLSEDRTVLDEVMLADPDLPAQTARNICGMMMFEGDAALKKIKVLSGGEKNRVMMGKVIATPVSLLLLDEPTNHLDLESCDALLEAINEFEGAVVMVTHNEMLLHGLADRLIIFQDGKASVFEGGYQRFLEKRGWDEEKDVQGEIEPVTGQIESIDRKTYKRLRAELIRERAKGLKPLEKKIEDMEEAIVGAEANLEKYHKEMAEVSVAGESGRIGEISKGIHSCQETVEESFTALEIATTEYHLLKEKYDAKMDRLDTSVR
- a CDS encoding nitroreductase family protein codes for the protein MDVKEAIEKRRAYRALEAIEIDDPTISELAEAASLAGSCFNKQPWRFIFVRSAEMLDKLHSTLSKGNEWAEKASMIVAVFCRKEDDCVIRDREYYLFDTGMAASAMILRATELDLVAHPIAGFDPEATKDVLDIPVDFLLITLLIIGKRSEDKTGLNDNQARAENNRPPRREPEKFFSLEKYSPKLA